The following coding sequences lie in one Streptomyces sp. NBC_00510 genomic window:
- a CDS encoding TetR family transcriptional regulator: MVTKRAYVSPLREQAAARTRAVILEQAEQLFAERGYGRVTVADIAAAAGVASKTVFASVGSKSDILDRIVDKAVVGSGYEGAVARILAVRTPEGVLRALAGGTRAGNESQFKAHEAIQKALPVHENGEALWERATADYREALRAVARHFLAVSASAARYSPEETADLLWFWFGPTGWRTLVVENGWSWDRAEEVLYRTAMAALV, translated from the coding sequence ATGGTCACCAAGCGCGCTTACGTCTCCCCGCTCCGTGAACAGGCCGCGGCGCGGACGCGTGCGGTGATCCTTGAACAGGCGGAGCAGCTCTTCGCCGAACGCGGCTACGGGCGGGTGACCGTCGCGGACATCGCGGCGGCGGCCGGGGTCGCGTCGAAGACGGTCTTCGCGAGCGTCGGCAGCAAATCGGACATCCTGGACCGGATCGTCGACAAGGCCGTCGTGGGGTCCGGCTACGAGGGGGCCGTCGCCCGCATCCTGGCCGTACGGACGCCCGAGGGCGTCCTCCGGGCGCTCGCCGGCGGCACCCGGGCGGGCAACGAGAGCCAGTTCAAGGCGCACGAGGCGATTCAGAAGGCGCTGCCCGTGCACGAGAACGGCGAGGCGCTGTGGGAAAGGGCGACGGCGGACTACCGGGAGGCGCTGCGCGCGGTCGCCCGGCATTTCCTGGCGGTGAGCGCATCCGCCGCGCGCTACTCGCCGGAGGAGACCGCCGACCTGCTCTGGTTCTGGTTCGGCCCGACCGGCTGGCGCACGCTCGTGGTGGAGAACGGCTGGTCGTGGGACCGGGCCGAGGAGGTCCTGTACCGCACGGCGATGGCCGCCCTCGTGTGA
- a CDS encoding SDR family NAD(P)-dependent oxidoreductase, with amino-acid sequence MRIAGATVLLTGATGGLGQDMARELAARGARLTLSGRRADVLEPLAKSLDARAVPADLADRADVERLAAECAGVDVLVANAALPSSGELLDYSPDQLDRALMVNLRAPVLLARLLAPAMVEAGRGHIVLIGSLSGKAASRSTSLYSATKFGLRGFAHGFREDLHGTGVGVSLVQPGFVRDAGMFADTGAKAPAGARTVTPRQVTAGVVRAVERNLGEVNVAPPELRLLSAVAGQFPVFAARVQRLSGSAERATRDIVTAQRHRR; translated from the coding sequence ATGCGCATCGCCGGTGCAACTGTTCTGCTCACCGGTGCCACGGGTGGGCTCGGCCAGGACATGGCACGCGAACTCGCCGCCAGGGGCGCGCGGTTGACCCTCAGCGGGCGCCGCGCCGACGTCCTCGAACCCCTGGCCAAGAGCCTGGACGCGAGGGCCGTCCCCGCCGACCTCGCGGACCGCGCCGACGTGGAGCGGCTGGCCGCCGAGTGCGCCGGCGTCGACGTCCTCGTGGCCAACGCCGCCCTGCCGAGCAGCGGCGAGCTGCTGGACTACTCCCCCGACCAGCTCGACCGCGCCCTGATGGTGAACCTGCGGGCACCGGTCCTGCTGGCGCGGCTGCTGGCGCCGGCCATGGTCGAGGCCGGGCGGGGCCACATCGTCCTCATCGGCTCGCTGTCCGGCAAGGCCGCCTCGCGGTCCACCTCCCTGTACAGCGCGACCAAGTTCGGCCTCCGCGGCTTCGCCCACGGCTTCCGCGAGGACCTGCACGGCACCGGTGTCGGGGTGTCACTGGTCCAGCCCGGATTCGTCCGGGACGCGGGCATGTTCGCCGACACCGGTGCCAAGGCGCCCGCCGGGGCACGTACCGTGACCCCGCGCCAGGTCACGGCGGGGGTCGTCCGGGCCGTCGAACGCAACCTCGGCGAGGTGAACGTGGCCCCGCCCGAGCTGCGCCTGCTCAGCGCCGTCGCCGGACAGTTCCCGGTGTTCGCCGCCCGCGTCCAGCGGCTCA
- a CDS encoding TetR/AcrR family transcriptional regulator: MPNPAGTRQNIISAVLRIIGQDGVAAVTNRRIAQEAGVSLGSVTYHFATQHDLLRESLLHFVEEETGRFTELAARGQQEGIDLKGAAALVGQVAEGTGFDSTHLAPFELYVQAGRDPALREAAAECFAAYDRLAASVLTALGVPDAEEAASTVVALVFGMQLRRLATGSSAESLVDALLLLARGASGAR, translated from the coding sequence ATGCCCAACCCGGCCGGCACCCGCCAGAACATCATCAGCGCCGTCCTGCGGATCATCGGTCAGGACGGTGTCGCCGCGGTCACCAACCGGCGCATCGCCCAGGAGGCCGGGGTGTCCCTCGGCTCGGTGACCTACCACTTCGCCACGCAGCACGACCTGCTGCGGGAGAGCCTGCTGCACTTCGTGGAGGAGGAGACCGGCCGCTTCACCGAACTGGCCGCCCGGGGGCAGCAGGAGGGCATCGACCTCAAGGGCGCCGCCGCGCTGGTGGGGCAGGTCGCCGAGGGGACGGGCTTCGACAGCACCCACCTCGCGCCCTTCGAGCTGTACGTCCAGGCCGGCCGTGACCCCGCCCTGCGGGAGGCCGCGGCCGAGTGCTTCGCCGCCTACGACCGGCTCGCCGCGTCCGTGCTGACCGCCCTCGGCGTGCCGGACGCCGAGGAGGCCGCCTCGACGGTCGTGGCCCTGGTGTTCGGGATGCAGCTGCGCCGCCTGGCCACCGGCAGCTCGGCCGAGAGCCTGGTCGACGCGCTGCTCCTGCTGGCACGGGGCGCCTCGGGCGCCCGCTGA
- a CDS encoding ester cyclase translates to MAMDAKDLAEGLFRILETGDAALAAEVVGTDNHNREAAVSPPACSTPGPAGTLASGAWLRSAFSGLRFPVLGIARNDDQVWIRLRMQGRHTGPFVRFRDGVLDQAIPPTGREVDFEQVHLLDLRDGKVVRHEALRDDVTMLGQLGVFPPSPAVALRMVAWKVSGRAKRAADEVTKLAAEAAGQARA, encoded by the coding sequence ATGGCGATGGACGCCAAGGACCTGGCCGAAGGGCTCTTCCGGATCCTGGAGACGGGCGACGCGGCGCTGGCCGCCGAGGTCGTGGGCACCGACAACCACAACCGGGAGGCGGCCGTCTCGCCCCCGGCCTGTTCGACACCCGGCCCGGCGGGGACGCTGGCCTCTGGCGCGTGGCTCCGCTCGGCCTTCAGCGGGCTGCGCTTCCCGGTGCTGGGCATCGCCCGCAACGACGATCAGGTCTGGATCCGGCTGCGCATGCAGGGACGGCACACCGGTCCGTTCGTACGCTTCCGGGACGGCGTCCTCGACCAGGCGATCCCTCCCACGGGGCGCGAGGTCGACTTCGAGCAGGTGCACCTGCTCGACCTCCGCGACGGCAAGGTCGTCCGGCACGAGGCGCTGCGCGACGACGTCACGATGCTGGGCCAGCTCGGCGTCTTCCCCCCGTCGCCGGCCGTGGCGCTGCGCATGGTCGCCTGGAAGGTCTCCGGACGCGCCAAGCGGGCCGCCGACGAGGTCACGAAGCTCGCCGCCGAGGCGGCCGGGCAGGCGCGCGCGTAG
- a CDS encoding amidase, with protein sequence MSTARTEGLAAQARALREGEVTAAELVRVTLDRIDATQPTVNAFRRVRAEAALAEAEEADRRLERGERLPLLGVPVAIKDDTDLAGEPTAFGCAGVFPAKSEDGEAVRRLRAAGAIVVGKTNTCELGQWPFTEGPAFGATRNPWDLGHTPGGSSGGAAAAVAAGVVAGALGSDGAGSVRIPAAWTRLVGIKPQRGRVSTWPDAESFHGLTVNGPLARTVGDAALLLDAAAGQHPGDLHRPPVIAAVEAAGREPGRLRIAVSWRPPFVAARAPLHPSVRRALGDLADALARLGHDVEEAEPRYGLIGLSFLPRAFAGISQWSERVPDRTLLDPRTLTASRNGRLLAGTALRRARRAEGGQHRRIGEIFSRFDVLLTPATATPPPAVGAMTGLSGRRTDQAVIAACPYAWPWNVLGWPGISVPAGFGDGLPVGAQLLGPAHSEPLLISLAAQLESDQRWYEQRAPAAVTE encoded by the coding sequence GTGTCCACTGCCCGTACCGAGGGTCTGGCGGCGCAGGCCCGGGCGCTGCGCGAAGGCGAAGTCACCGCGGCGGAGCTGGTGCGCGTGACGCTCGACCGCATCGACGCCACCCAGCCGACCGTCAACGCCTTCCGCCGCGTTCGCGCCGAGGCCGCCCTGGCGGAGGCCGAGGAGGCCGACCGGCGGCTGGAGCGGGGCGAGCGGCTGCCGCTGCTGGGCGTCCCCGTCGCGATCAAGGACGACACGGACCTGGCGGGCGAACCGACCGCGTTCGGCTGCGCCGGGGTCTTCCCGGCCAAGTCCGAGGACGGCGAGGCGGTACGGCGGCTGCGCGCGGCCGGCGCGATCGTCGTCGGCAAGACCAACACCTGTGAGCTGGGGCAGTGGCCGTTCACCGAGGGCCCCGCCTTCGGCGCCACCCGCAACCCGTGGGACCTCGGGCACACGCCCGGGGGTTCCTCCGGCGGCGCCGCGGCGGCGGTGGCCGCCGGGGTGGTGGCCGGGGCGCTGGGCTCGGACGGGGCGGGTTCGGTCCGCATCCCCGCGGCGTGGACGCGTCTGGTGGGCATCAAGCCGCAGCGTGGCCGGGTCTCCACCTGGCCCGACGCCGAGTCCTTCCACGGACTGACCGTCAACGGCCCGCTCGCCCGCACCGTTGGCGACGCGGCGCTGCTGCTGGACGCCGCCGCCGGACAGCACCCGGGCGACCTCCACCGGCCCCCGGTCATCGCCGCCGTCGAGGCGGCCGGGCGCGAACCGGGCCGGCTGCGGATCGCGGTGTCCTGGCGGCCCCCGTTCGTCGCCGCCCGCGCCCCGCTCCACCCGTCCGTGCGCCGCGCGCTCGGGGACCTGGCCGACGCCCTCGCCCGGCTGGGCCACGACGTGGAGGAGGCCGAGCCGCGCTACGGCCTGATCGGACTGAGCTTCCTGCCCCGCGCGTTCGCCGGCATCAGCCAGTGGAGCGAACGTGTCCCGGACCGTACGCTTCTCGACCCCCGCACCCTGACCGCCTCCCGGAACGGGCGCCTGCTCGCCGGGACCGCCCTGCGCCGCGCCCGCCGCGCGGAGGGCGGCCAGCACCGCAGGATCGGGGAGATCTTCTCCCGCTTCGACGTGCTCCTCACCCCCGCCACCGCCACCCCGCCCCCGGCCGTCGGCGCCATGACGGGGCTGTCCGGGCGGCGGACCGACCAGGCGGTGATCGCGGCCTGTCCGTACGCCTGGCCGTGGAACGTGCTCGGCTGGCCCGGCATCAGCGTCCCGGCGGGCTTCGGCGACGGCCTGCCGGTGGGCGCCCAGCTCCTCGGTCCGGCCCACAGCGAGCCCCTGCTGATCTCGCTCGCCGCTCAGCTGGAGAGCGATCAGCGCTGGTACGAGCAGCGCGCCCCCGCCGCGGTGACAGAATGA